From a single Gracilimonas sp. genomic region:
- a CDS encoding DNA-3-methyladenine glycosylase I: protein MSVKRCEWAEEQFEEYKKYHDEEWGVPVHDDKTHFEFLILEGAQAGLSWSTILKRRDGYRKAFAGFDVEKVARFDEKKIQELLQFEGIIRNKLKVQSAVTNAQKFLEIQKEFGCFDEYIWNFVGGKPIINHWKNLKEAPATTKESDALAKDLKKRGFKFTGSTIMYAHMQACGLVMDHTTDCFRYKELS, encoded by the coding sequence ATGAGTGTAAAACGCTGTGAATGGGCTGAAGAACAATTTGAAGAGTACAAAAAATATCATGATGAGGAATGGGGCGTTCCGGTACATGATGATAAAACACACTTTGAGTTTTTGATTCTGGAAGGTGCACAAGCCGGCTTAAGCTGGTCAACCATCTTGAAAAGACGCGATGGCTACCGTAAAGCCTTTGCTGGTTTTGATGTTGAGAAAGTAGCTCGCTTTGACGAAAAGAAAATACAGGAATTGCTCCAATTTGAGGGCATTATCCGAAATAAGCTTAAAGTTCAATCTGCGGTAACCAATGCTCAGAAGTTCCTTGAAATTCAAAAAGAATTCGGCTGTTTTGATGAGTATATCTGGAATTTTGTGGGTGGTAAACCGATCATCAATCACTGGAAAAACCTGAAAGAAGCACCAGCCACCACTAAAGAGTCAGATGCCCTGGCCAAGGATCTTAAAAAGCGTGGATTCAAATTCACCGGAAGCACCATTATGTATGCGCATATGCAGGCTTGTGGGCTGGTCATGGATCATACAACAGATTGCTTCAGGTATAAAGAATTGAGTTAG
- a CDS encoding rhodanese-like domain-containing protein, with translation MKTIITIIAVLALASVLFFAFNSKKGGSASSTLNPESFKQKHQETPGVVIDVRTKDEFNSGHLALATHNFDVLNGEFQSKLDSLDKSKTYYLYCRSGNRSGQATKLMKEQGFENVFNIGGFGSLANSGLEVE, from the coding sequence ATGAAAACTATTATCACAATTATCGCAGTATTGGCTCTTGCATCAGTACTTTTCTTTGCCTTCAATTCAAAAAAAGGTGGTTCAGCAAGTTCGACCCTGAACCCTGAATCTTTCAAGCAAAAGCATCAGGAAACTCCCGGAGTGGTTATTGATGTTCGAACAAAAGATGAGTTCAACAGCGGTCACCTTGCATTAGCAACCCATAACTTTGATGTGCTAAACGGAGAATTTCAATCTAAGCTGGATAGTTTGGATAAAAGTAAAACCTATTACTTGTACTGCCGGTCAGGTAACCGAAGCGGACAAGCTACCAAGCTCATGAAAGAACAGGGTTTCGAAAACGTGTTTAACATTGGTGGTTTCGGTTCTCTGGCAAATTCCGGATTGGAAGTGGAATAG
- a CDS encoding sulfite exporter TauE/SafE family protein, giving the protein MWLAWCGALLIGISLGLLGSGGSILTVPVLIYLVGEPEKLAIAESLGIVAAISFVGSLPYVIKKEVHWISLVFFGIPGMIGTYGGASLSQYISGNTQLMIFAAVMIIAAYMMVREKAKNPTQKTPSIPKWILMIEGLVVGVLTGLVGVGGGFLIIPALVLIGGLSMRVAVGTSLLIITLKSILGFYKYIDVLRLEGFEMNWHLIGVFSLIGIAGSFVGNKISQKVPQKQLKTGFGYFLMVMGAYIIYSSF; this is encoded by the coding sequence ATGTGGTTAGCCTGGTGCGGGGCTTTACTTATTGGAATCTCATTGGGCTTGCTCGGTTCGGGAGGCTCTATTCTCACGGTACCGGTATTAATTTATCTGGTTGGTGAACCCGAGAAGCTGGCTATAGCTGAATCGCTGGGCATTGTCGCCGCAATCAGTTTTGTGGGCTCATTGCCGTATGTTATTAAAAAGGAAGTTCACTGGATTAGCCTGGTTTTCTTTGGAATTCCCGGTATGATCGGCACCTATGGCGGAGCTTCTCTTTCCCAGTATATCTCAGGCAACACCCAGCTAATGATTTTTGCTGCAGTAATGATCATTGCTGCCTATATGATGGTTCGGGAAAAAGCCAAAAACCCTACTCAGAAAACCCCTTCGATTCCAAAATGGATTTTGATGATCGAAGGACTGGTTGTCGGGGTTTTGACAGGCTTGGTTGGTGTTGGCGGCGGCTTTTTGATTATACCCGCTCTTGTACTTATTGGCGGGCTTTCGATGAGAGTTGCCGTTGGAACAAGTTTGCTGATTATCACCCTGAAAAGCATCCTTGGGTTTTATAAGTACATCGACGTTTTAAGACTGGAAGGATTTGAGATGAACTGGCATCTGATAGGTGTATTCAGTCTGATTGGAATAGCCGGTAGTTTTGTAGGAAACAAGATCAGCCAGAAAGTTCCTCAGAAGCAGCTTAAAACAGGTTTTGGGTATTTTCTGATGGTGATGGGTGCTTACATTATTTACTCGAGCTTTTAA
- a CDS encoding MBL fold metallo-hydrolase, which translates to MFFQQIFEEKLAQYAYLIGCQATGEAIVIDPMRDVDRYKELAIKNNLKLVAAAETHIHADYLSGLRELAEQGLKVYASDEGDKDWKYEWLAGSDYDYQLLKDGDEFSIGNIKFTTVYSPGHTPEHVSYLVTDGAATDEPMGILSGDFVFVGDVGRPDLLESAAGQKGAMKSSAKVLYQSLQKFKEMPEYLQLWPGHGAGSACGKALGAVPESTVGYEQRFNGSIRAAISEQEFLDYILEGQPEPPLYFARMKRDNKKGPKVLGEIPHPEHISIEKMIGDVRLSNAVIVDTRNRTQFMNRHIQGALLSPMNKQFNTIAGSYVNEDEDIYLIIEQDKVEEAVKDLVRIGLDNIKGYATPEQLQEFAEKGGELFTTETIDFEKAEEYLAAGAANLLDVRKKSEYDEGHHPEAMNIAHTRLLDRLEEVPKDKPIMVHCKSGARASAASAMLERADFAVKYIDDMVEPWLENNNWTTAEVK; encoded by the coding sequence ATGTTTTTTCAGCAAATATTTGAAGAGAAATTAGCACAATACGCCTACCTGATTGGGTGCCAGGCTACAGGCGAAGCCATTGTTATTGATCCCATGCGTGATGTGGATCGCTACAAGGAACTGGCTATCAAAAACAATTTGAAATTAGTAGCCGCAGCAGAAACGCATATTCATGCCGACTATTTATCCGGTTTAAGGGAACTTGCGGAGCAGGGCCTCAAAGTTTATGCCTCTGATGAGGGAGATAAAGACTGGAAATATGAGTGGCTGGCCGGAAGTGATTATGATTATCAGTTACTCAAGGACGGTGATGAGTTTTCCATTGGAAATATCAAATTCACTACAGTTTACAGTCCAGGACATACCCCTGAGCATGTAAGCTATTTAGTTACTGATGGAGCGGCTACGGACGAGCCTATGGGAATTCTGTCTGGCGACTTTGTTTTTGTAGGTGATGTTGGCCGGCCTGATTTACTGGAATCAGCTGCAGGTCAGAAAGGAGCCATGAAAAGCTCGGCAAAGGTTCTTTATCAATCCTTACAAAAGTTTAAAGAGATGCCGGAGTATTTGCAGCTTTGGCCGGGACATGGTGCCGGAAGTGCTTGCGGAAAAGCATTGGGGGCCGTACCGGAATCAACTGTGGGATATGAGCAGCGCTTTAATGGTTCAATCCGCGCAGCTATAAGTGAGCAGGAGTTTCTGGACTACATTCTGGAAGGTCAGCCGGAGCCACCCTTATACTTCGCACGAATGAAAAGGGATAATAAAAAAGGCCCGAAAGTGCTGGGAGAAATCCCTCATCCCGAGCACATTTCTATTGAGAAAATGATTGGAGACGTTCGTTTGAGTAATGCGGTCATTGTAGATACCCGCAACCGAACACAGTTTATGAACAGGCACATTCAGGGAGCCTTGCTATCCCCAATGAACAAGCAGTTCAACACTATTGCAGGTTCTTATGTGAATGAGGATGAAGATATCTACCTGATCATTGAACAGGATAAGGTTGAAGAAGCTGTTAAGGATCTGGTTCGAATAGGCCTTGATAACATAAAAGGATATGCTACGCCGGAACAGCTTCAGGAATTTGCTGAAAAAGGCGGCGAGCTTTTTACCACAGAGACTATCGACTTTGAGAAAGCGGAAGAGTATCTGGCTGCCGGAGCGGCAAACCTGCTGGATGTTCGGAAGAAATCAGAATACGATGAAGGGCATCATCCTGAAGCGATGAATATTGCACATACCCGACTGTTAGATCGTCTTGAAGAAGTTCCCAAAGACAAACCTATAATGGTTCATTGTAAATCGGGAGCAAGAGCATCGGCTGCATCAGCTATGCTGGAGCGGGCAGACTTTGCCGTGAAATACATCGATGATATGGTTGAGCCTTGGTTAGAGAATAATAACTGGACAACTGCAGAGGTTAAATAA
- a CDS encoding DUF6691 family protein — MRFILSGIVFGFILVKSEVVSWFRIQEMFRFDSIHMYGIIGLAVVVGMIATLMIKKWNVKDVNGDPITIKEKDNSKTKNYIIGGTIFGLGWGLTGACPGPMYALIGSGYLIFLIPTLSAIFGALAYGYLKPNLPH, encoded by the coding sequence ATGAGATTTATTTTATCAGGAATTGTATTTGGGTTTATTTTGGTGAAATCGGAAGTAGTTTCCTGGTTCAGAATTCAGGAAATGTTTCGTTTCGATTCCATTCACATGTACGGCATTATCGGCTTGGCTGTGGTTGTTGGAATGATTGCCACCTTAATGATTAAGAAATGGAACGTGAAGGATGTAAACGGAGATCCGATAACCATCAAAGAAAAAGATAATTCTAAAACTAAAAACTACATCATAGGCGGAACGATATTTGGCCTTGGCTGGGGGCTCACCGGTGCTTGTCCGGGCCCTATGTATGCTTTGATAGGGAGCGGATATTTAATATTTCTGATCCCAACCTTAAGTGCTATCTTTGGCGCATTAGCGTACGGATACCTGAAACCAAATCTGCCTCACTAA
- a CDS encoding YeeE/YedE thiosulfate transporter family protein: MTEFITQPIPWYVAGPLIGLMLPLLWVIGNKTFGISSSFRHACASMVPSKVEYFNYDWIKEGSWNLKLVAGVLIGGVIAGFTNAPDYAVQISEATKSELTELGISNFTSLIPLEVFNWSNIISPAGFVLMILGGFMVGFGARYAGGCTSGHAITGLATLQKASLIAVIGFFVGGLITTYAILPLILN, from the coding sequence ATGACAGAATTCATCACTCAACCTATACCATGGTATGTGGCTGGTCCGCTCATTGGGTTAATGCTTCCGCTGCTATGGGTTATTGGAAATAAAACCTTTGGAATTTCTTCCAGCTTCAGGCATGCCTGTGCCTCTATGGTTCCCTCAAAAGTAGAGTATTTCAACTACGACTGGATCAAAGAAGGATCGTGGAATCTGAAGTTAGTGGCAGGAGTTTTAATTGGAGGTGTAATTGCAGGATTCACGAATGCTCCGGATTATGCAGTTCAGATTTCAGAAGCAACAAAATCAGAGTTGACGGAATTGGGAATAAGTAACTTCACCAGCCTGATACCCCTTGAGGTTTTTAACTGGTCAAATATTATAAGTCCGGCTGGTTTTGTACTCATGATTCTGGGCGGATTCATGGTAGGTTTTGGAGCCCGGTACGCCGGAGGTTGCACATCGGGACATGCAATTACCGGATTGGCTACCCTGCAGAAAGCTTCTCTGATTGCCGTAATCGGATTTTTTGTAGGCGGGTTGATCACTACCTATGCCATTCTGCCACTCATTTTAAATTAA
- a CDS encoding GntR family transcriptional regulator, which translates to MSDFNSKHEKVAAKLRNEITGTEYEPGDQLPSEKRLCDYFKVSRVTVRHALQTLENERLIYRKQGLGAFVADTTLNSGLVQLTDFSEDMKKAGLKSSSGLISLDKVEPIKEVNEILQLRPDMKLIRIDRIRFANGNPVAFDITWLPPGYGQLLFDEDLTTQTIYDVLEDKYEIPIQGGSYRITAKNADDYIAKHLGIAPESAVLEIDRCSRTTGNKKVYFQKRYYNPSHVSYVLELSRNDNESMSSKDGLPLKEFSPSFAK; encoded by the coding sequence ATGTCCGATTTTAATTCAAAGCATGAAAAAGTAGCTGCCAAGCTCAGGAATGAAATTACCGGAACGGAGTATGAACCGGGTGATCAGCTTCCCTCTGAAAAAAGACTATGTGATTATTTCAAAGTAAGTCGTGTTACCGTTCGGCATGCGTTGCAAACCCTGGAAAATGAGCGGTTGATATATCGTAAGCAGGGGCTTGGCGCTTTTGTTGCTGATACCACATTGAATAGCGGGCTGGTTCAGCTAACCGATTTTTCTGAGGATATGAAGAAAGCCGGATTGAAAAGCAGTTCCGGTCTTATTTCTCTTGATAAAGTAGAGCCGATCAAAGAAGTAAATGAAATCCTGCAATTACGCCCTGATATGAAGCTCATCAGGATTGACCGAATTCGGTTCGCCAACGGGAACCCGGTAGCTTTTGATATAACCTGGTTGCCGCCGGGTTATGGCCAGCTTTTATTTGATGAAGATTTAACAACCCAAACCATTTATGATGTGCTGGAAGATAAATATGAAATCCCCATACAAGGGGGCAGCTACAGAATCACAGCAAAAAATGCAGATGATTATATCGCCAAACATCTTGGTATTGCTCCGGAGTCTGCTGTCCTCGAAATAGACCGCTGTTCCAGAACCACGGGAAATAAGAAAGTCTATTTTCAGAAAAGATATTACAATCCTTCCCATGTCTCGTATGTACTAGAGCTTTCCCGAAACGATAATGAAAGCATGTCATCTAAAGATGGTTTACCTCTAAAAGAATTCTCTCCTTCATTTGCTAAATAG
- a CDS encoding pitrilysin family protein, producing the protein MLVLAFSFSGVQAQYLEEFEEKVTEFTLDNGLTFVVVERPVAPVVSFATYVNVGGVDNPLGQSGLAHVFEHMAFKGTHYVGTNNWKKEKKVLQELDATYQKWLEEKYSTAPDSAKLNKLWSEFESLQEEAAQYVVNNEFSEIVNRNGGTGMNATTSADRTNYYYSLPENRIELWFSLESDRFLNPVFREFYKEKEVVREERRSSYESSPVGKLYEAFLTTAYKAHPYGTPNIGWHSDITATTMEDARKFYETYYVPNNITIAIAGDVDPDEVRDLAETYFGRLKKGPTPPPIYTEEPEQIAEKRFSIEQQSQPFLLLGYHTVNDQHPDHNALNLLSNILVGGRTSKLYKRLVEKEQVALGFQNLNGVPGTKYESMFALLAVPNRGYDTDTLETAIYEELGKIKNGEISQEELDRVRTNARAGLIRGLDSNSGLAVRLGQAQSLQGDWRKVFTNLEDLEAVTVEDIQRVAKKYLVKENRTVGSIVNAPAKEVADANQ; encoded by the coding sequence ATGCTCGTCCTCGCCTTTTCGTTTTCGGGTGTACAGGCACAGTATCTTGAGGAGTTTGAAGAAAAGGTAACAGAATTTACTCTCGATAACGGACTTACGTTTGTTGTTGTAGAGCGGCCGGTTGCACCCGTTGTCAGCTTTGCTACTTATGTAAATGTTGGGGGTGTAGATAATCCACTTGGACAATCGGGACTTGCTCATGTTTTTGAGCATATGGCTTTTAAAGGCACTCATTACGTAGGCACCAACAACTGGAAAAAAGAAAAGAAAGTACTCCAGGAGCTGGACGCCACTTATCAGAAATGGCTGGAAGAAAAATATTCCACTGCTCCTGATTCAGCCAAACTGAACAAATTATGGTCTGAATTTGAATCCCTCCAGGAAGAAGCCGCTCAGTATGTGGTAAACAATGAGTTTTCGGAAATAGTAAACCGCAATGGAGGAACTGGAATGAACGCTACAACCAGTGCCGACCGAACCAATTATTATTACAGTTTACCGGAAAATCGGATAGAGCTTTGGTTCAGCCTCGAATCTGATCGTTTCCTGAATCCTGTATTCCGTGAATTCTACAAAGAGAAAGAAGTTGTCCGGGAAGAACGCCGGTCAAGCTATGAGTCAAGTCCTGTTGGGAAACTGTATGAGGCGTTTCTGACCACCGCTTATAAAGCTCACCCTTATGGCACTCCCAATATTGGATGGCATTCCGACATCACTGCAACGACCATGGAAGATGCCCGAAAGTTTTATGAGACTTATTACGTGCCCAACAATATTACCATAGCTATTGCAGGTGATGTTGATCCGGATGAAGTGAGAGATCTTGCTGAAACTTATTTTGGACGACTAAAGAAGGGACCTACCCCTCCGCCCATCTATACGGAAGAACCTGAACAAATTGCTGAAAAAAGGTTCTCCATTGAGCAACAGTCTCAGCCTTTTCTGCTATTGGGATATCATACGGTTAATGACCAGCACCCTGATCATAATGCACTCAATCTGCTGAGCAATATCTTAGTGGGTGGTCGTACTTCCAAGCTATACAAACGACTGGTCGAAAAAGAACAGGTAGCGCTTGGTTTTCAAAACCTGAATGGCGTTCCCGGAACCAAATATGAGTCCATGTTTGCATTACTTGCGGTTCCGAACCGAGGCTACGATACCGATACTTTAGAAACAGCAATTTATGAAGAACTGGGTAAGATCAAGAATGGAGAAATTAGCCAGGAAGAACTTGACCGTGTTCGAACAAACGCACGAGCAGGTTTGATTCGTGGCCTTGATTCCAATTCTGGCCTTGCTGTTAGACTTGGTCAGGCCCAATCATTACAAGGTGACTGGAGAAAAGTATTTACCAACCTCGAAGACCTTGAAGCAGTGACAGTTGAAGATATTCAGCGCGTAGCCAAGAAATATTTAGTTAAAGAAAACCGAACGGTGGGTTCCATTGTGAATGCTCCGGCCAAGGAGGTTGCAGATGCGAATCAATAA
- a CDS encoding pitrilysin family protein: protein MKRISLLCLALMLTSSALYAQKKYDKIKYPELNSFQVPEVETYTADNGITYYLLEDTELPLIELRVNIKAGGVLVPADKEGLASITGTVIRSGGTESISADSLNVLLENKAASIETGIGFTSGSAWMNVLKEDFEGMLPIFIDLLTNPAFPDDKIELAKTQTKSSISRRNDNSQSVGVREFQKLIYGPESVYARTTEYETINNITREDIINFHKNHFVAENMMVGVVGDFDASEMKQKLEEAFSNIPSGEETSLDFPAVNYEPQSTINFANKSDVNQSFILMGHLGGMRENPDYPQIQVMNRVLSGGFSGRLMQVIRTEMGLAYSAFGQYSMNSFYPGFFFAGVSTKSSTTAEAIAAVIEQIERLQNEPITQKELQDTKDQILNSSVFEYDSYEEVLSQQMSYDYQGLPSNAFDAYIEGVKNTTIEDVQRVAKEYLNPDYLQIMVVGNKEEIGDQLQQFGNVNEIDISIPEPGSSEPVVDGDAAKGQEWLDKMAAALIESGSDVVSVQEKSVITQKTPMGDMDIQNSSTTNFADYSTERNLNTPQGQMTMTFKDGSGSMQMAGQQRQLPPQMAKPMLNEMKRNYLSIAINHEDIQAEYLGDETVDGEDYAVVRMTNDQVKVTFLLDQETGLPYMSRYSEMNPQTGQRQEAKSIYSDWTKAGGVTYAYSVVTYVDDQVAAELTVESHSIPE, encoded by the coding sequence ATGAAAAGAATAAGCCTTTTGTGCCTGGCTTTGATGCTAACAAGCTCAGCGCTTTACGCACAAAAGAAGTACGACAAGATAAAATACCCGGAACTGAACAGTTTTCAGGTTCCTGAGGTAGAAACCTACACTGCCGATAATGGAATCACCTATTATTTACTGGAAGACACCGAGCTTCCGCTCATTGAACTGCGCGTGAACATAAAAGCCGGTGGCGTTTTAGTACCTGCCGACAAAGAAGGCCTGGCTTCCATTACCGGGACCGTAATCCGTTCGGGTGGAACTGAATCAATTTCAGCTGATTCCTTAAACGTTCTGCTTGAGAATAAAGCCGCGAGTATTGAAACCGGAATCGGGTTTACTTCTGGCAGCGCCTGGATGAACGTACTTAAAGAAGACTTTGAGGGAATGCTTCCTATTTTTATAGATCTTCTTACCAATCCTGCTTTTCCTGATGACAAGATTGAACTTGCAAAAACGCAGACCAAGAGTAGTATATCCCGGCGAAACGATAACTCACAAAGCGTGGGCGTTCGGGAATTCCAAAAGCTGATTTACGGACCTGAGTCTGTCTACGCCCGCACTACCGAATATGAGACCATCAATAACATTACCCGGGAAGACATCATCAACTTTCATAAAAACCATTTTGTAGCCGAAAACATGATGGTCGGAGTTGTAGGTGATTTTGATGCTTCAGAGATGAAGCAAAAACTGGAAGAAGCATTTAGCAATATTCCCTCCGGAGAAGAAACCTCACTTGACTTCCCGGCTGTGAATTACGAACCCCAAAGCACCATCAACTTTGCAAACAAATCGGATGTGAACCAAAGCTTTATACTGATGGGACACTTGGGTGGGATGCGTGAAAACCCAGATTATCCTCAAATCCAGGTAATGAACCGTGTACTTAGCGGTGGTTTTTCAGGCCGATTGATGCAGGTAATCCGAACCGAAATGGGACTCGCTTATTCTGCTTTTGGACAATATAGTATGAACTCTTTCTATCCCGGCTTTTTCTTCGCAGGGGTATCCACAAAAAGCTCTACAACCGCTGAAGCAATCGCTGCTGTTATTGAGCAAATTGAACGACTTCAGAACGAACCCATCACCCAGAAAGAGTTGCAGGATACCAAAGATCAGATATTGAATTCATCTGTTTTTGAATACGACAGCTATGAGGAAGTACTTAGCCAACAAATGTCTTATGATTATCAGGGACTCCCCAGCAATGCTTTTGATGCCTACATCGAAGGGGTTAAAAACACAACCATCGAAGATGTTCAGCGTGTAGCTAAGGAATATCTAAACCCAGATTATCTTCAAATTATGGTAGTTGGAAACAAAGAAGAAATTGGAGATCAGCTACAGCAATTCGGTAATGTTAATGAGATAGACATCTCTATTCCGGAACCGGGTTCAAGTGAACCTGTTGTTGACGGAGATGCGGCCAAAGGACAAGAATGGCTTGATAAAATGGCTGCTGCCCTCATTGAATCAGGCAGCGATGTTGTTTCTGTTCAGGAAAAATCTGTGATCACACAAAAAACCCCAATGGGTGATATGGACATACAAAACTCTTCCACTACCAACTTTGCGGATTACTCTACCGAGAGAAACCTGAATACCCCACAAGGGCAAATGACCATGACATTCAAGGATGGCAGCGGCTCTATGCAGATGGCAGGTCAACAGCGCCAGCTTCCGCCACAAATGGCTAAGCCCATGCTAAATGAAATGAAGCGTAATTATTTGTCTATCGCTATCAACCATGAAGACATTCAGGCTGAATACCTTGGTGACGAAACTGTGGACGGAGAAGATTATGCGGTTGTAAGAATGACCAATGACCAGGTGAAAGTAACCTTCCTTCTGGATCAGGAAACCGGTCTTCCCTATATGAGCCGTTATTCAGAAATGAATCCTCAGACCGGCCAGCGTCAGGAAGCTAAAAGCATATACTCCGACTGGACAAAAGCCGGGGGAGTTACTTATGCTTACTCAGTTGTGACCTACGTTGATGATCAGGTAGCCGCTGAGCTTACTGTTGAAAGTCATTCTATTCCGGAATAA
- a CDS encoding DinB family protein, with protein sequence MSVWDKEYPSSSEFAHYYAGYVSNVPKGNIIETLNTQMHEMYTFINAIPGDKAFHAYKEGKWTVKQIIGHIIETERVFAYRGLSFSRRDPNPLPSMEQDNYVKYSNYNSRTIHNLANEYLAVRISTIHLFQNMTKEMISLKGTASGVEFTVRSIPFIIAGHELHHKEIIREKYLQ encoded by the coding sequence ATGTCAGTTTGGGATAAGGAATACCCTTCAAGTTCAGAATTTGCGCATTACTATGCCGGCTACGTTTCGAATGTGCCCAAAGGAAACATCATAGAAACGCTGAACACCCAGATGCACGAGATGTACACCTTCATCAATGCCATTCCCGGCGACAAAGCATTCCACGCTTATAAAGAAGGTAAATGGACGGTAAAGCAGATCATTGGCCACATCATTGAAACCGAACGTGTGTTTGCCTATCGCGGGCTCTCCTTCTCTCGCCGCGACCCCAATCCCCTCCCGTCTATGGAGCAGGATAATTATGTGAAATATTCCAACTATAACAGCCGCACTATTCACAATTTAGCCAACGAATATTTAGCAGTTCGTATCTCAACCATCCACCTCTTCCAGAATATGACCAAAGAAATGATTTCACTAAAAGGGACCGCCAGCGGCGTGGAGTTTACCGTACGATCCATTCCGTTTATCATTGCCGGACATGAGTTGCATCATAAAGAGATTATCAGAGAAAAGTATTTGCAGTAA
- a CDS encoding erythromycin esterase family protein: MIIRYLILAVLCAISLGCDSSSTTPTEEEIQIDYLINNSSYVSVNTENKDFSDLEILGNSIGDARIVALGEATHGEGNVFQAKARIIEYLIQEKGFEVIVFESPLYDLHRAMLNIQQGGNIKDNLNNSIYTIWTNTSQFTPLIDLLDEKIPTHGLFVEGMDSDFFSLAPVSLVDDLKSVLGNSSIDLESNDWQTFESLLQDLVTNKWQQITISEAEKNTFDEVIGDIKSENMDLFWNQMILSIEKEAERRWIAKNGGPSNSSGGLRDIQMGENLIWIAEELHPSKKIIVWGANVHLARDMSGITAPEDPDFSFANFETAGKVAAQHFEEELYTINFTGLTGSWGRWFDANSTPVSSSSTGSIEYLLGKTDQVNTFINLRNLPNEGAWLNERLLAKPFGYIELEANWPEVTDGIFFITSINPTSRAE, translated from the coding sequence ATGATTATCAGATATTTAATACTGGCTGTACTATGTGCAATTTCTTTAGGATGTGACTCCTCTTCTACCACTCCCACCGAAGAAGAAATTCAAATTGATTATCTAATCAATAACTCCTCATACGTTTCAGTTAACACCGAAAATAAAGACTTCAGTGATCTTGAAATTCTTGGTAATTCGATTGGTGATGCCCGGATTGTAGCCCTGGGAGAAGCTACCCATGGCGAAGGAAATGTATTTCAGGCTAAAGCGAGAATAATAGAATATCTCATCCAGGAAAAAGGGTTTGAAGTCATTGTCTTCGAATCTCCTTTATATGATTTACACCGTGCCATGCTGAACATACAACAGGGTGGAAATATTAAAGACAATCTGAATAATTCAATTTATACTATTTGGACTAATACCAGCCAATTTACTCCATTGATTGATTTGCTGGACGAAAAAATTCCAACTCATGGTTTGTTTGTAGAAGGAATGGATTCCGATTTCTTTTCTCTGGCACCGGTTTCATTAGTTGACGATCTAAAATCCGTACTGGGTAACAGTTCAATAGATTTAGAAAGTAATGATTGGCAAACTTTTGAATCGCTTCTGCAGGACTTAGTGACAAATAAATGGCAACAAATCACCATCAGCGAAGCAGAGAAGAATACTTTTGATGAAGTGATAGGCGACATTAAATCCGAAAATATGGATCTGTTTTGGAATCAAATGATTCTGAGCATTGAAAAGGAAGCTGAACGGAGATGGATTGCTAAAAATGGCGGGCCCTCCAATTCATCCGGAGGCCTCAGGGATATACAAATGGGTGAGAACCTGATTTGGATTGCGGAAGAATTACACCCGTCAAAAAAAATCATTGTGTGGGGGGCAAATGTCCACCTTGCACGAGATATGAGCGGCATTACCGCGCCGGAAGATCCGGACTTCTCTTTTGCCAATTTTGAAACTGCCGGAAAAGTAGCTGCCCAGCACTTTGAAGAAGAATTGTATACCATAAATTTCACCGGCTTAACTGGAAGCTGGGGACGCTGGTTTGACGCTAACTCTACACCTGTTTCTTCTTCATCAACAGGAAGTATAGAATACCTTCTCGGAAAAACCGATCAGGTAAATACATTCATAAACCTAAGGAACCTCCCCAATGAAGGAGCCTGGCTTAACGAGCGTCTGCTGGCCAAGCCATTTGGCTATATTGAACTTGAAGCTAACTGGCCTGAAGTAACTGATGGGATTTTCTTTATAACCTCTATTAACCCAACCTCCCGTGCTGAATGA